A stretch of DNA from Variovorax paradoxus:
GATCGGCACGGGGCTGCGCCTGAAGTTCAGGCTGGCGCGGCTGCTGGCGCTGGACAACGCGCGCAAGCTCATCGGCATCCACCGCGCGCGTTTTCTCGTGACGGGCGCGGCGCCCATTTCGCCCGAACTGGTCAAGTGGTACCTCGCGCTGGGCGTGCCCATGCTCGAGGTGTGGGGCATGACGGAGTCGTGCGGCGCTTCGACTGCCGTGCCCGTCACGCGCATCAAGCCCGGCTCCATCGGCCCGGCCACGGGCTACAACGAGGTGCGCATCGATCCGGCCACCAGCGAGATCCTGGTGCGCGGCCCCAACGTCTTCATGGGCTATTTGAATCTGCCGGAGAAAACCGCAGAGACCATCGACGCCGACGGCTGGCTGCACACGGGCGACGTGGGCGTGATGGACGAGGACGGGTATTTCCGCATCACCGACCGGATGAAAGACATCATCATCACGGCAGGCGGCAAGAACGTGACCCCGAGCGAGCTGGAAAACGAGCTCAAGTTCAGCCTCTACATCACCGATGCCGTGGTGATCGGCGACAAGAGGCCCTACCTCACGGTGATCGTCATGATCGACCAGGAGAACGTCGAAAAGTTTGCGCAGGACCACGACGTGCCGTTCAGCAACTACGAGAGCCTGACACGCACGCAGGAAGTGCAGGACCTGATCCAGGGCGAGATCGATCGCGTCAACGCCAAGTTCGCGCGCGTCGAGCAGATCAAGAAGTTCTTCCTGCTCGAGACGCAACTGAGCGCCGAGGACGAGGAGCTCACGCCGACGATGAAGCTCAAGCGCAAGCTGGTGCAAACCAAGTACGCGGCGCGCATCGACGCCATGTACAGATAGGGCTCGCCCCCAGGCTTCGCGCACTTCGTGTCGCTACGCCAGCCCCCTACCGGGGGCAACACCAGCGGCCCGGCAAAGCCGGTTCCGCGGTGTTTCTGGAAGAGGCCAGGCAGTGTGTTTTTTCAACAGGCAAGGAGACAAGGCAATGACGAAGCTCAAGACATTGACGACGCTGGCTGTGCTGGGCCTGATCGCGACGCTCGCGTCGGCGCAGCAGGGTGTCAGCAAGGACGAGATCCGCATCGGCACCATCCAGGACCTGTCGGGTCCGCTGGCGGGCTTCGGCAAGCAGGCGCGCAACGGCATGCAGCTGCGCGTGGACGAGCTCAACGAGCAGGGCACGCTGAACGGCCGCAAGCTCAAGCTCTTCGTCGAAGACTCGGGCTATGACCCGAAGAAAGCGGTGCTGGCGGCGCAGAAGCTGGTCAACCAGGAAAAGATCTTCATCATGGCCGGCCACATCGGCACGGCGCAGAACATGGCGGCGATGCCGGTGCAGTTCGACAAGAACGTCGTCAACTTCATGCCCATTACCGCGGCGCGCGAAATGTACGAGCCGCTGAACCGGCTGAAGTACTCGTTCGCGGCCACCTACTACGACCAGATCCGCCTGGCGCTGCCCAAGATGATCAAGGACAAGGGCGCCAAGAAGGTCTGCACGATCTACCAGGACGACGAGTTTGGCCTGGAGGTGCAGCGCGGCGCCGAGGCCGGCCTGAAGGCCTCGGGCATGGAGCTGGCCGAGAAGACCTCGTTCAAGCGCGGCGCCACCGACTTCAGCTCGCAGGTCGCGAAAATGAAGGCCGCCAACTGCGACCTCGTGGTGCTCGGCACCATCATCCGCGAGACCATCGGCACCGTGGGCGAGTCGCGCAAGACGGGCTTCAACCCGACCTTCCTGGGTTCGAGCGCGGCTTACACCGACCTGATCCACAAGCTCGGCGGCAAGGCCATGGACGGCGTGTACGCCACCATGACGGTGCAGAACCCCTATACCGACGAGCAGTCGCAGCCGCTGCGCTTCTGGGCCAACAAGTACAAGACCAAGTTCAACGAAGACCCGACCGTGTTCTCGGTGTACGGCTACGTGATCATCGATTCGTTCATCAAGGCCGCGACCAAGGCCGGCCCGAACCTGACGACCGACAGCTTCATCAAGGCGATGGACAGCATCACCTTCGAGCCCGACATGTTCGGCAGCCCGAAGAGCACCTACACCGCCACCAAGCGCCTGGGCAACGATCAGTCGCGGCTGTCGCAGATCAAGGACGGCAAGTGGGTCGTGGTGTCCGACTACGTGACACCGTAAACGAGGAGCGCCCCGGAATGGGGCGAGCGGCTATATTCCGCGAAATCCCCTTCGCGAGACTGCCGCCATGCCCCAGTACTGGTTGATGAAATCCGAGCCCGACGAGGTCTCGATCGACGATGCCCTCGCCGCACCCGGTGCCACCGTGGCGTGGACCGGCGTGCGCAACTACCAGGCGCGCAACTTCATGCGCGACGGCATGAAGATCGGTGACGGCGTGCTGTTCTATCACTCGAGCTGTCCCGAGCCCGGCATTGCCGGCATCGCGCGGGTGGCCTCGGGCATCAAGCCCGATCCGACGCAGTTCGATGCGAAGTCGCCGTACTACGACGCGGCCTCGAAGAAGGACGATCCGCGCTGGCTGCTGGTCGACGTGCAGGCGCTGCGCAAGACGCGGCTGCTGTCGCTGCCCGAGCTGCGCGCCAAGCCCGAGCTGGCCGACCTCGTCGTGCTGCGCAAGGGCAACCGGCTGTCGATCACGCCGGTGGAGCCGGCGCACTGGAAGGTCATCGAGAAGATGCTGGCCTGAGCGACGCTGTTCAGGCGACTTTCGACAGGATCGGGAACAGCTTGCCGAGCCCGTCGGCCATCACCTCGACCGCGAGCGCCGCGAGGATCAAGCCCATCAGCCGCGTCATGATGTTGATGCCGGTCTTGCCGAGCACCCGCGCGATCGGCTGCGCGAGCGAAAAGGCCAGCGCGGTCGCCAGCGCCACCACCACGCCGTAGCCGACCAGCAGCCCCAGCTCCCACAGGTGCTGTGTCTTGTCGGCGTAGATCACCACGGTGGAGATCGCGGCCGGGCCGGTGAGCAGCGGGATGGTGAGCGGCACCACCGCGATGGACGCGCCCATCGACGC
This window harbors:
- a CDS encoding ABC transporter substrate-binding protein — encoded protein: MTKLKTLTTLAVLGLIATLASAQQGVSKDEIRIGTIQDLSGPLAGFGKQARNGMQLRVDELNEQGTLNGRKLKLFVEDSGYDPKKAVLAAQKLVNQEKIFIMAGHIGTAQNMAAMPVQFDKNVVNFMPITAAREMYEPLNRLKYSFAATYYDQIRLALPKMIKDKGAKKVCTIYQDDEFGLEVQRGAEAGLKASGMELAEKTSFKRGATDFSSQVAKMKAANCDLVVLGTIIRETIGTVGESRKTGFNPTFLGSSAAYTDLIHKLGGKAMDGVYATMTVQNPYTDEQSQPLRFWANKYKTKFNEDPTVFSVYGYVIIDSFIKAATKAGPNLTTDSFIKAMDSITFEPDMFGSPKSTYTATKRLGNDQSRLSQIKDGKWVVVSDYVTP
- a CDS encoding EVE domain-containing protein, with amino-acid sequence MPQYWLMKSEPDEVSIDDALAAPGATVAWTGVRNYQARNFMRDGMKIGDGVLFYHSSCPEPGIAGIARVASGIKPDPTQFDAKSPYYDAASKKDDPRWLLVDVQALRKTRLLSLPELRAKPELADLVVLRKGNRLSITPVEPAHWKVIEKMLA